A window of Paenibacillus sp. 19GGS1-52 contains these coding sequences:
- a CDS encoding ClC family H(+)/Cl(-) exchange transporter, producing the protein MNENHTRKLLDNWFNFKFRLLAGGIAVGVLSGFVVVLFRFVLEELLDNVLIFYHYQLQHIWIIPLWMILLVIAGWVTGVLVKKQPAISGSGIPQVKAVLQNKLQMNWWKAVSAKFLGGTISIGAGLSLGREGPSIQIGALIAQGFSRLLRKSKTEEHILITCGASAGLAAAFNAPIAGVIFALEEVHMNFSPLVMIAALSSSLVADFISKEFFGMNPIFHFANIGAIPLNQYYHLIILGIIVGVMGIVFNKGIYAFQDLYLKMTWLPAHCRPILPFLLAGILGLSMPVVLGGGNNLVNDLVTGHFQLKLLIIILIVKFLFTMLSYGSSAPGGIFLPMLVIGGLIGVIYCKLMNGLIGEPVLSESNFLILAMAGYLTASLKAPITGIILITEMTGSFSNLLSTGVVCLTAYMTAELFRSYPIYEVLLERFLHQGKGFSATKTSSKVILEIPIHHGSQLDGILIKEFKWPPQCLIVSVKRGSQEKIPHGDFILLAGDYLTILTGDENAPYINESLSQAANIGTLA; encoded by the coding sequence AGCTGGTGGAATTGCTGTTGGGGTGTTATCTGGATTCGTTGTTGTATTGTTCCGCTTTGTCTTAGAAGAGCTTCTGGATAATGTTCTTATTTTCTATCATTATCAGCTGCAACATATATGGATAATACCTCTCTGGATGATCTTGTTAGTGATAGCCGGATGGGTAACTGGGGTGCTCGTCAAGAAGCAACCGGCCATTTCCGGCAGTGGTATTCCTCAAGTTAAAGCTGTATTACAGAACAAATTGCAGATGAATTGGTGGAAAGCTGTTAGTGCCAAATTCCTTGGAGGCACAATCAGTATCGGTGCCGGACTGTCGCTCGGCAGAGAAGGACCTTCCATCCAGATTGGAGCGCTAATTGCTCAAGGTTTCAGCCGTTTATTACGAAAATCGAAGACAGAGGAACACATATTGATCACTTGCGGAGCAAGCGCCGGGTTGGCAGCAGCATTCAATGCGCCGATTGCAGGTGTTATTTTTGCTTTAGAAGAAGTTCATATGAATTTCTCACCTTTGGTCATGATTGCAGCACTCTCCTCATCGCTTGTGGCTGATTTTATATCCAAAGAATTTTTTGGCATGAATCCAATTTTTCACTTTGCCAATATTGGGGCCATTCCGCTTAATCAGTACTATCATTTAATCATTCTAGGCATTATTGTAGGCGTAATGGGGATTGTTTTTAATAAAGGGATTTACGCCTTTCAGGATTTATACCTGAAAATGACCTGGCTACCAGCCCATTGCAGACCTATTCTCCCTTTTTTGCTGGCTGGGATACTTGGGCTATCTATGCCAGTGGTACTCGGAGGCGGTAACAACCTTGTAAACGATCTGGTGACAGGTCATTTTCAATTAAAACTATTAATTATTATTCTGATTGTTAAATTCTTGTTCACAATGTTGAGTTACGGTTCTTCTGCACCCGGAGGAATATTCCTGCCCATGCTGGTCATTGGCGGTTTGATTGGTGTTATTTACTGCAAGCTCATGAACGGACTTATTGGCGAACCTGTACTTAGTGAGAGCAACTTTCTTATATTGGCTATGGCCGGATATCTCACAGCAAGCCTGAAGGCACCCATCACTGGAATTATCCTAATCACCGAAATGACTGGTTCATTCTCCAATCTTCTCTCTACTGGCGTCGTTTGCCTCACTGCTTATATGACCGCTGAATTGTTTCGTTCTTATCCAATATACGAAGTACTGTTAGAACGTTTCCTGCATCAAGGAAAGGGATTCTCTGCAACGAAAACATCAAGCAAAGTCATTCTGGAAATTCCAATTCATCATGGTTCACAGTTGGATGGCATTTTAATCAAAGAGTTTAAGTGGCCCCCACAATGCCTGATTGTTTCGGTGAAGCGCGGATCACAGGAAAAAATACCACATGGTGATTTTATTTTGCTTGCGGGAGATTATTTGACCATACTTACTGGTGATGAAAATGCTCCCTATATCAATGAATCCTTAAGTCAAGCCGCCAACATAGGCACTCTAGCTTAG
- a CDS encoding KamA family radical SAM protein: MQKVKYITDINRVAMLSELEKVSLREITDKFVFRANDYYLSLINWEDPEDPIRKLVIPNEGELKEYGRWDASDEDTNYVVPGCQHKYRTTALLIVSEVCGAYCRYCFRKRLFRNDVKEAMSDVTPGLEYIAGNPEINNVLLTGGDSLILSTPKLKFIIESLRRIEHVKIIRLGSKIPVFNPMRIYEDGELLDLIRTHSTEEKRIYVMAHINHPREITPEAKKGFKALHDAGAIVVNQTPVLKGINDDPAVLGELLDRLSWAGVTPYYFFVNRPIAGNRDFVLPLEQVYQIVEEAKSRTSGLGKRVRLSMSHTSGKIEILAISQGKAYLKYHQSRDNEHGKFMILDCPNDAEWFDDLPGNEEHWNKPVKKNKAIISVNDLPRETYTLS, from the coding sequence GTGCAAAAGGTGAAGTATATAACAGATATTAATAGAGTTGCTATGTTATCTGAACTAGAAAAGGTAAGCCTGAGAGAAATCACGGACAAATTTGTTTTCCGTGCGAATGATTACTACCTTTCATTGATCAACTGGGAGGATCCGGAGGATCCCATTCGAAAGCTTGTTATCCCTAACGAGGGTGAACTAAAGGAATATGGTCGCTGGGATGCCTCCGATGAGGATACGAACTATGTTGTGCCAGGTTGTCAGCATAAGTATAGAACGACTGCGCTCCTTATTGTATCTGAAGTATGTGGAGCCTACTGCAGATATTGCTTTCGTAAACGTTTATTTCGCAATGATGTGAAAGAGGCGATGTCTGATGTCACACCAGGATTAGAATACATCGCAGGAAATCCAGAAATTAACAATGTGCTTCTTACGGGTGGAGATAGTTTAATTCTCTCGACTCCCAAACTCAAATTCATTATTGAAAGTCTGCGAAGAATTGAACACGTCAAGATTATTAGATTAGGATCCAAGATTCCGGTATTTAATCCGATGCGCATTTATGAGGATGGAGAACTGCTCGATCTGATTCGCACTCATTCTACTGAAGAAAAAAGAATATATGTGATGGCGCATATTAATCATCCCCGTGAAATAACCCCTGAAGCCAAAAAAGGATTCAAAGCTCTTCACGATGCTGGTGCCATTGTCGTAAATCAGACGCCTGTCCTCAAAGGTATAAATGATGACCCGGCGGTATTGGGAGAACTGCTGGACCGTCTTTCCTGGGCTGGGGTTACACCCTATTATTTCTTTGTAAACCGGCCAATTGCCGGCAACCGAGACTTTGTTTTACCACTTGAACAAGTTTATCAAATTGTGGAGGAAGCCAAATCAAGAACATCCGGACTAGGCAAAAGAGTTCGTTTATCTATGAGTCATACATCTGGAAAAATAGAGATTTTAGCAATTAGTCAAGGAAAAGCTTACCTTAAGTATCATCAGTCCAGAGACAATGAGCACGGTAAATTCATGATACTGGATTGTCCCAATGATGCGGAATGGTTCGATGATCTTCCGGGTAATGAAGAACATTGGAACAAACCGGTGAAAAAGAACAAGGCTATTATTTCTGTCAATGATTTGCCACGGGAAACCTATACCCTAAGCTAG
- a CDS encoding glycine betaine ABC transporter substrate-binding protein — translation MMIKKNLGLLLLVLLVTAMTGCSTSSGKNEKVKLAYVAWDSEIASTNVVKEVLESKLGFTVEMLQVDAGPMWAGVADGSADAMVAAWLPSTHASYIEKYGNDIDDLGVNLDGTKVGLAVPAYMDITSIEDLNNPEMAASLKNQIIGIEPGAGIMMATEKALDEYALNDYTLLESSSAAMAQELQKSYDNNEPIVVTGWTPHWMFASMDLKYLEDPKGVYGGDEQIHTMARKGLKEDMPDVYTFLDQFEWTAEDMAQVMVDIQGGMSPEEAAKTWVDGNEDKVSTWIAGIEK, via the coding sequence ATGATGATTAAGAAAAACTTGGGATTGTTGTTACTCGTGTTGTTGGTTACTGCTATGACGGGATGTTCTACGTCATCTGGGAAGAATGAAAAGGTTAAGCTCGCATACGTAGCTTGGGATTCAGAAATTGCTAGCACGAATGTAGTGAAGGAAGTACTGGAGTCGAAGCTTGGGTTTACTGTAGAGATGCTACAAGTTGATGCCGGACCGATGTGGGCTGGAGTCGCAGATGGTAGTGCAGATGCGATGGTAGCTGCCTGGTTGCCGAGTACACATGCTTCTTATATTGAGAAATACGGGAATGACATTGACGATTTAGGCGTGAATTTGGATGGGACAAAGGTCGGTCTTGCTGTTCCTGCCTATATGGATATTACGTCCATTGAGGATTTAAACAATCCTGAGATGGCGGCTTCACTGAAAAATCAGATCATCGGAATTGAGCCGGGTGCTGGTATCATGATGGCAACGGAGAAGGCTCTAGACGAATATGCACTGAACGATTATACATTGCTTGAAAGTTCATCGGCAGCGATGGCACAGGAGCTGCAGAAATCTTATGATAACAATGAACCGATCGTAGTTACGGGTTGGACACCGCATTGGATGTTCGCCAGTATGGATCTGAAATATTTGGAAGATCCCAAAGGTGTGTACGGTGGTGATGAGCAAATTCATACTATGGCTCGTAAAGGTTTGAAGGAAGACATGCCGGATGTATATACCTTCTTGGATCAATTTGAGTGGACCGCTGAGGATATGGCACAGGTTATGGTAGATATTCAAGGTGGAATGTCTCCTGAAGAGGCAGCAAAGACATGGGTAGACGGTAATGAGGATAAGGTTAGTACATGGATTGCAGGCATTGAGAAATAG
- a CDS encoding proline/glycine betaine ABC transporter permease: MNIPKLPLGQGIEWVENWLTTYFSPFFDLILLVIGGMVNGIEAALIFLPSLILIVLLVALTYWVGKWRLALFALIGLLLIDNMGLWDPTMQSLALVLTASILAVLIGVPLGILSAQSNTIRSILTPILDFMQTMPAFVYLLPAVSFFSLGVVPGVIASIIFAIPPTIRLTNLGIRQVSVELVEAADAFGSTPTQKLIKLQLPIALPTIMAGVNQTIMLSLSMVVISSMIGAQGVGALVYRAVSQAKTGAGFEAGIAIVIIAILLDRLTQNVLKSKKE; encoded by the coding sequence ATGAATATCCCTAAATTACCTTTAGGTCAAGGAATTGAGTGGGTGGAGAACTGGTTGACAACTTATTTCAGTCCCTTCTTCGACCTGATTTTACTTGTTATTGGTGGAATGGTGAATGGCATTGAAGCTGCACTTATCTTCCTTCCGTCACTTATACTGATCGTCCTCCTTGTAGCCTTGACTTATTGGGTTGGGAAGTGGCGTTTAGCGCTGTTTGCTTTGATAGGTCTATTGCTGATTGATAATATGGGTCTCTGGGACCCAACGATGCAGTCACTTGCTCTAGTACTGACTGCATCTATCCTGGCCGTACTAATCGGTGTACCGCTGGGCATCTTGTCGGCACAAAGTAATACCATAAGAAGCATATTAACGCCAATCTTAGATTTCATGCAGACAATGCCCGCTTTTGTATATTTACTGCCTGCGGTTTCCTTTTTCTCACTAGGTGTGGTGCCAGGAGTAATTGCTTCCATTATATTCGCAATTCCACCTACCATTCGCTTAACCAATCTAGGTATTCGTCAGGTTTCTGTGGAGCTTGTAGAAGCCGCTGATGCTTTTGGCTCAACCCCAACCCAAAAGTTGATTAAATTGCAGCTTCCAATTGCTTTGCCGACGATTATGGCTGGTGTGAATCAGACGATTATGCTATCGCTCTCCATGGTAGTCATCTCCTCTATGATTGGCGCACAAGGTGTAGGTGCATTAGTATACCGTGCGGTATCACAGGCCAAGACAGGTGCTGGTTTTGAAGCGGGTATCGCCATAGTAATTATCGCGATTTTGCTGGATCGTTTGACACAGAACGTACTGAAATCTAAAAAAGAATAA
- a CDS encoding glycine betaine/L-proline ABC transporter ATP-binding protein encodes MPIIEVKQLTKVFGHDTGRALPLLEQGWSKEKIAQEVKLTVGVNYAEFSIEEGEVFVIMGLSGSGKSTLVRLLNRLIEPTAGQVLFKGNDVVKMNAEQLRQFRRKNIGMVFQNFGLFPHRTVLGNAEYGLEIQGVEKKKRTRLAMDALQLVGLGGWENHRPDQLSGGMQQRVGLARGLANDPDILLMDEAFSALDPLIRKDMQQELLELQSRLKKTIVFITHDLDEALRIGDRIALMKDGVIVQIGTPEEILIQPANKYVERFVEDVDLSKVLTAAHVMRQPEMVRPERGPRVALQLMRDSGVSSLYVADNEMKLQGVITAEDAAQALKENKSILDVMRREIPRVRPETLLNDLFELMSETHLPVAVVDESDKLKGIVIKGAVLSALAGNAVTEGGALK; translated from the coding sequence ATGCCGATTATAGAGGTGAAACAGCTAACCAAGGTATTTGGCCATGACACGGGACGGGCGCTTCCATTATTAGAGCAAGGGTGGTCTAAAGAGAAGATCGCTCAGGAAGTGAAGTTGACCGTTGGTGTCAATTATGCCGAATTTAGTATTGAAGAAGGGGAAGTATTTGTCATAATGGGTCTATCGGGTAGTGGCAAGTCAACGCTGGTTCGTCTGCTGAACCGCTTGATTGAGCCAACCGCGGGACAGGTTCTTTTTAAAGGGAACGATGTAGTTAAGATGAATGCCGAGCAGTTACGGCAATTTCGGCGCAAGAATATCGGCATGGTGTTTCAGAATTTCGGGTTGTTCCCGCACCGGACGGTGCTAGGGAACGCGGAGTATGGGCTTGAGATTCAGGGTGTAGAGAAAAAGAAAAGAACTCGGCTCGCTATGGATGCTCTGCAGCTCGTAGGTTTAGGTGGATGGGAGAATCACCGCCCTGACCAATTAAGTGGTGGCATGCAGCAGCGTGTGGGATTGGCACGTGGGCTAGCCAACGACCCAGATATCCTGCTCATGGACGAGGCGTTTAGCGCGCTAGATCCGTTGATTCGCAAGGATATGCAGCAGGAGCTGCTGGAGCTGCAATCCCGATTGAAGAAAACCATTGTGTTCATCACACATGATCTGGATGAAGCACTGCGGATTGGAGACCGGATTGCACTGATGAAGGATGGTGTCATTGTGCAGATCGGCACGCCGGAAGAAATCCTTATTCAACCAGCCAATAAATATGTGGAACGGTTTGTGGAAGATGTGGACTTGTCCAAGGTATTGACGGCTGCGCATGTCATGCGCCAGCCTGAAATGGTCAGACCTGAACGGGGTCCCCGTGTAGCGCTTCAGTTGATGCGCGATAGTGGTGTATCCAGTCTATATGTTGCGGACAATGAAATGAAGCTGCAGGGTGTTATAACCGCCGAGGATGCAGCACAGGCACTCAAGGAGAATAAATCGATCCTTGATGTGATGCGGCGGGAAATTCCACGCGTACGGCCCGAAACACTGCTGAACGATTTGTTCGAGCTGATGTCAGAGACGCATCTACCCGTCGCTGTTGTGGATGAGTCGGATAAACTGAAAGGGATCGTCATTAAAGGAGCTGTTCTTTCCGCCCTTGCTGGAAATGCGGTAACGGAAGGAGGGGCTTTGAAATGA
- a CDS encoding GbsR/MarR family transcriptional regulator: MNDLEGLMPEQIQRISKTRERVIDSIGKNLDLYGITLSIGHLYGYMYFNQGPITLDELSQTMGMSKTSMSTGVRTLLDLKMIDKVWGKGNRKDLFEVTPDWHQNFSDYFSIKWRKAVEGNMNALAKSLIEIKDMKTEYNEDIQFNELLSTDENKIEEAIKYYRWLLKLIEALENGTIFDLIPKEG, translated from the coding sequence ATGAATGATTTAGAAGGGCTTATGCCCGAACAAATACAGCGAATTAGCAAGACCCGGGAAAGAGTCATCGATTCCATTGGCAAAAATTTAGATCTGTACGGTATAACATTGTCTATTGGACATTTATATGGTTATATGTACTTTAATCAAGGACCTATAACCTTAGATGAGCTTAGCCAAACGATGGGGATGAGTAAAACCTCCATGAGTACAGGCGTACGTACCCTGCTAGATCTGAAGATGATCGATAAAGTATGGGGTAAAGGTAACCGTAAGGATCTGTTCGAGGTAACGCCGGACTGGCATCAGAACTTTAGTGATTATTTCTCTATTAAATGGAGAAAAGCCGTTGAAGGAAATATGAACGCGCTAGCGAAATCACTTATAGAAATCAAAGACATGAAGACCGAGTATAACGAGGACATACAATTTAATGAGTTGCTTAGCACGGATGAAAATAAGATTGAAGAAGCCATTAAATACTACCGCTGGTTGCTAAAACTGATTGAAGCACTGGAGAACGGCACAATCTTCGATTTGATCCCTAAAGAAGGGTAA
- a CDS encoding MFS transporter — MYSKKIFAYSPSESLINRKGYHWLVVFTVCIGAFMAALDASIINLALPTLVRQFGISMSDAEWISLVYLLTLASLVIPFGRLADMFGRRWMYAAGFSVFLFSSLLCGLSSSLTMLLLSRVLQAIGAAMLQANSVSIITASTPLKHRGKAIGIQASAQGIGLSLGPVIGGAFLSIGDWRWLFFVNIPIGIIGTILAVLLLPKDIRGRKREPFDYWGVSFLIPALVMIVYVLNKGEIKGWTSPIIILCLFTGLLALTSFIREERRSNSPLLDLNLFKNNIFLTGNVSSFLSFTAMYGVLLLSPFLIESEFHTTIAMTGFYLSFVPIGMTVFTPVSGFISDRFGIRFPAIMGMSAVFGGCILLAFIQNEQDTPLLLSGLLLVGIGMGIFTPPNNSHIMGSVPKERLGVAGATLNMSRTIGMGMGVTLSGMLYQISLRLLPATSKQSNITAYRISFVLIGLLSAAALFIALFQKRSEHKYSEEFIEYYI; from the coding sequence ATGTATTCAAAAAAAATCTTTGCATATAGTCCTTCTGAAAGTCTTATCAACCGGAAAGGTTACCATTGGCTGGTTGTTTTTACGGTGTGTATCGGTGCCTTTATGGCAGCTCTAGATGCAAGCATAATCAATCTTGCACTACCAACACTGGTTCGGCAATTTGGTATAAGCATGTCTGATGCGGAATGGATTAGTCTGGTTTACTTGCTAACGCTTGCGTCGCTTGTTATTCCATTTGGAAGACTGGCGGATATGTTTGGTCGCCGCTGGATGTATGCTGCTGGCTTTAGTGTATTTCTGTTCAGTTCCTTATTGTGTGGATTATCGTCTAGTTTAACAATGCTGTTACTTTCTAGGGTGTTGCAAGCAATTGGAGCAGCTATGTTACAAGCCAATAGTGTCTCCATTATTACTGCCTCTACCCCACTGAAGCATCGAGGAAAAGCCATTGGCATTCAGGCGAGTGCACAAGGAATTGGACTTAGCCTGGGTCCAGTAATTGGTGGAGCTTTTCTTTCGATAGGTGATTGGCGTTGGTTGTTCTTTGTCAATATTCCAATAGGTATCATAGGAACGATCCTTGCTGTACTTTTGCTTCCGAAAGACATACGAGGCAGGAAACGAGAACCTTTCGACTATTGGGGGGTCTCATTTCTCATCCCTGCTCTAGTCATGATTGTATATGTATTGAATAAGGGCGAGATCAAAGGATGGACCTCACCAATTATTATATTATGCTTGTTCACAGGTCTGCTCGCACTAACTTCGTTTATCAGAGAAGAGCGCCGTTCGAATTCTCCATTGCTTGATTTGAATTTATTTAAGAATAATATCTTTTTGACTGGTAATGTTTCGAGCTTTCTTTCTTTTACGGCGATGTATGGTGTGTTGCTTCTCAGTCCGTTTTTAATCGAAAGCGAATTTCACACAACCATTGCTATGACCGGATTTTATTTGTCATTTGTTCCGATCGGCATGACTGTTTTTACACCTGTTTCCGGTTTCATATCAGATCGGTTTGGTATTCGCTTCCCAGCAATTATGGGGATGAGTGCAGTCTTTGGAGGATGCATTTTACTGGCTTTTATCCAGAACGAACAAGATACTCCACTTCTTCTTTCTGGTCTATTGTTAGTTGGAATTGGGATGGGGATTTTTACACCTCCTAATAACAGTCATATCATGGGAAGTGTTCCTAAAGAGCGACTAGGGGTGGCTGGTGCAACACTAAATATGAGTCGGACAATTGGCATGGGGATGGGTGTTACACTTAGTGGTATGTTATACCAAATATCGCTTCGGTTACTGCCAGCTACAAGTAAACAATCAAATATTACGGCTTATAGAATTTCCTTTGTGCTTATTGGGTTGTTGAGCGCTGCTGCACTATTTATAGCGCTTTTTCAGAAGAGATCAGAACATAAGTATAGTGAAGAGTTCATTGAATATTATATTTAG
- a CDS encoding TlpA disulfide reductase family protein, giving the protein MKKNMIVIFLLLGLVVYGGYDYYNKSVSDAENASVSEHVEDKSVSILETGIQKGQIAPDFTLYDLNGNPVKLSELKGKKVLINFWATWCPPCRAEMPQMQKFYEDYKSESVAIVGVNLTPTEESTESIQSFVGEHKLTFPIVLDPEGDVMQKYQIAAYPTTYLLDSTGVIRGKFQGAINYELMKESVSNIK; this is encoded by the coding sequence ATGAAAAAAAATATGATTGTCATTTTCTTATTATTGGGGCTAGTCGTTTACGGGGGCTACGATTATTATAATAAATCCGTTTCAGATGCGGAGAACGCTTCAGTTTCAGAACACGTAGAAGATAAAAGTGTATCCATTCTGGAGACAGGCATTCAAAAAGGCCAGATTGCTCCAGATTTTACTTTATACGATTTGAATGGTAACCCTGTTAAACTTTCTGAACTTAAAGGGAAGAAAGTATTAATTAATTTTTGGGCAACTTGGTGTCCACCTTGCCGGGCGGAAATGCCCCAAATGCAAAAGTTTTATGAAGATTACAAATCGGAGAGTGTGGCTATTGTAGGTGTAAACCTAACTCCAACTGAAGAGAGCACCGAATCGATTCAGTCTTTCGTGGGTGAACATAAATTGACGTTTCCGATTGTACTTGATCCTGAAGGGGACGTAATGCAAAAGTATCAGATTGCAGCTTATCCTACAACGTATCTGTTGGATTCAACTGGCGTCATTCGGGGGAAATTTCAGGGCGCGATTAATTATGAGTTGATGAAAGAATCAGTTTCTAATATTAAATGA
- a CDS encoding cytochrome c biogenesis protein CcdA: MNDVTIFIAFAAGMLSFLSPCVFPLIPAYVSHLTGSSFQEGKIVVNRVSLLYQSLSFIVGFSLVFIAMGASASTIGRIFAQKRELVQLISGLLIIVFGLQMAGLLKLRIFMSGRTWESNRNSSRGTVHSLLTGVAFGAGWSPCVGLALSSILLMAGSSDSLWQGIGMLAVYSLGLGVPFLLISWLLTYSMNIMKKMNRWIPLLSKINGWLLIGMGFLLFTGQMQKISAWLARYTFWDFNI; encoded by the coding sequence ATGAATGATGTAACGATTTTCATTGCCTTTGCTGCGGGGATGTTATCATTTTTATCGCCCTGTGTTTTCCCGCTCATTCCTGCCTATGTCTCTCATTTAACAGGCTCTTCTTTTCAAGAGGGGAAAATAGTTGTCAACCGGGTGAGCTTATTGTATCAATCACTAAGCTTCATTGTCGGGTTTAGTTTGGTTTTCATTGCTATGGGGGCATCAGCGAGTACTATTGGACGTATATTTGCCCAGAAACGTGAACTGGTACAACTTATAAGCGGTCTACTGATTATTGTATTCGGCCTGCAGATGGCTGGATTATTAAAGCTCCGCATTTTTATGTCCGGTAGAACATGGGAGTCGAATCGGAATTCAAGCCGCGGCACGGTCCATTCTTTACTTACGGGTGTGGCATTTGGTGCAGGATGGAGTCCGTGTGTTGGTTTAGCGTTATCCTCTATTCTACTTATGGCTGGGTCTTCAGATTCATTGTGGCAAGGAATTGGGATGCTGGCTGTATACTCCCTGGGGCTGGGAGTTCCTTTTTTGTTGATTTCATGGCTACTGACATATTCGATGAACATCATGAAAAAAATGAACAGATGGATACCGCTCTTGTCAAAAATAAACGGGTGGCTTCTTATTGGCATGGGGTTTCTGTTATTCACCGGACAAATGCAAAAAATCAGTGCATGGCTTGCGAGATATACGTTTTGGGATTTTAATATTTAA
- a CDS encoding DUF302 domain-containing protein has translation MFHYTVETTKTPEEAILALTENLKAEKFGVLWQMDMKEKLQEKGVELEMTYHILEVCNPVEAKHVLSENALVGYFLPCKLVVYEENGTTKIGLPKPTSLIGLIENDKLMSIASDIEKRLITCVDKSQ, from the coding sequence ATGTTCCATTATACTGTTGAAACAACCAAAACACCTGAAGAAGCGATATTAGCTCTTACGGAAAACCTGAAAGCAGAGAAGTTTGGCGTTCTTTGGCAGATGGATATGAAGGAGAAACTTCAGGAAAAAGGCGTCGAACTTGAGATGACCTATCATATCCTGGAGGTTTGTAATCCTGTTGAAGCAAAGCACGTATTGTCCGAAAATGCCCTTGTTGGTTATTTCCTTCCTTGCAAGCTAGTGGTTTATGAAGAAAACGGTACTACCAAAATCGGGTTGCCGAAGCCAACGAGTCTCATTGGCCTCATAGAAAATGACAAGTTAATGTCCATCGCGTCCGATATAGAAAAGCGCCTTATCACATGTGTGGATAAAAGTCAGTAA
- a CDS encoding rhodanese-like domain-containing protein: MNTGSIINIAVIVLLLWFVYSRVRPAKGLKPLRSEDFRNMMERTDKRILIDVREPGEYKTGYINGAKNIPLSQLSGRLGEIPKDNTIFLYCRSGMRSKNAARVLIKNGFTGLVHLQGGLSGWSGKLKRG; encoded by the coding sequence GTGAACACAGGTTCAATCATTAACATAGCAGTGATTGTATTGTTGCTCTGGTTTGTCTATTCCCGTGTAAGACCTGCTAAAGGATTAAAGCCGCTAAGGTCTGAGGATTTCCGAAATATGATGGAGCGCACTGATAAACGGATACTTATCGATGTACGAGAGCCGGGAGAGTATAAGACTGGGTATATCAACGGTGCGAAGAACATTCCATTATCCCAACTGTCTGGTCGCTTAGGGGAAATACCTAAGGATAATACTATTTTTTTATATTGCCGAAGTGGTATGCGAAGCAAGAATGCGGCAAGAGTTCTGATCAAAAATGGTTTTACAGGGCTTGTTCACCTACAAGGTGGCTTAAGCGGCTGGAGCGGTAAGCTGAAACGCGGATAA
- a CDS encoding rhodanese-like domain-containing protein — protein MPGRMNWCVTNALHDGSAVTGQLPVAAALLKGQGNMIILLCFLIGTVVLWFWRQFWPVRSLSYVNAQDWIQTKDSLNLKMLDVRDASDYLEEHISGSINISLGRLPYVWQHDLFPDNDVLILSNNLYQSNKAARILRKHGFRSLFAIQGDFLPDQTNFHEIPVKGGRNCEHRFNH, from the coding sequence ATGCCTGGACGGATGAACTGGTGCGTGACTAACGCCTTACATGACGGTTCTGCAGTAACTGGGCAATTACCAGTTGCTGCAGCGCTATTGAAAGGACAGGGGAATATGATAATACTATTGTGTTTTTTAATTGGAACGGTGGTTTTATGGTTCTGGCGCCAGTTTTGGCCCGTTCGTTCACTTTCCTATGTTAATGCTCAGGACTGGATTCAAACAAAGGATAGCTTAAACTTGAAAATGCTCGATGTCAGGGATGCTTCGGATTATTTGGAAGAACATATTTCCGGCTCGATTAATATATCTTTAGGGCGTCTACCTTATGTTTGGCAACACGATCTATTTCCTGATAATGATGTATTAATTTTGTCCAACAATTTATACCAAAGCAATAAAGCAGCAAGAATCCTCCGTAAGCATGGATTTCGTAGTCTATTTGCAATACAAGGTGATTTTTTGCCTGACCAAACAAATTTTCATGAAATTCCCGTAAAAGGAGGAAGGAATTGTGAACACAGGTTCAATCATTAA
- a CDS encoding rhodanese-like domain-containing protein yields MAFKIAKEITPQKIAAQLKKGETLIMLDVRELDEWAEGHIEGAKHIPLGLLLERQHELDPARETIVICRSGNRSGMACELLSEKGFNVVNMTGGLNAWTDELVRD; encoded by the coding sequence ATGGCTTTCAAGATTGCAAAAGAAATCACACCCCAGAAGATAGCAGCGCAGCTCAAGAAAGGGGAGACCCTTATTATGCTGGATGTTCGCGAACTTGATGAATGGGCAGAAGGACATATCGAAGGTGCCAAGCATATTCCGCTGGGACTGCTTTTGGAACGGCAACATGAGCTGGATCCTGCACGAGAAACCATTGTCATCTGTCGAAGCGGGAACCGGAGCGGTATGGCTTGCGAACTACTGAGTGAAAAGGGATTTAATGTTGTGAACATGACGGGTGGACTTAATGCCTGGACGGATGAACTGGTGCGTGACTAA